One Saccharomyces eubayanus strain FM1318 chromosome XVI, whole genome shotgun sequence DNA segment encodes these proteins:
- the ISU1 gene encoding iron-binding protein ISU1 codes for MFPILTRLARPAVMAARPVNAAGLLRASSITKRLYHPKVIEHYTHPRNVGSLDKKLPNVGTGLVGAPACGDVMRLQIKVNDSTGVIEDVKFKTFGCGSAIASSSYMTELVQGMTLDDAAKIKNTEIAKELSLPPVKLHCSMLAEDAIKAAIKDYKSKRSTPTMLS; via the coding sequence ATGTTTCCTATTTTAACCAGACTAGCAAGGCCTGCCGTGATGGCTGCGAGACCCGTGAACGCCGCCGGGTTGTTAAGGGCGTCCAGCATAACAAAAAGACTGTACCATCCCAAGGTCATTGAACACTACACACACCCAAGAAACGTGGGGTCGTTAGACAAGAAATTGCCCAATGTCGGCACAGGCTTGGTGGGTGCACCAGCGTGCGGCGACGTGATGAGACTGCAGATCAAAGTGAACGACTCCACGGGTGTTATTGAGGACGTCAAGTTCAAGACATTTGGTTGTGGCTCCGCCATCGCGTCCTCTTCTTACATGACTGAGCTCGTTCAAGGGATGACCCTGGACGACGCTGCGAAGATCAAGAACACCGAGATTGCCAAGGAATTAAGCTTGCCCCCTGTTAAGTTGCACTGCTCCATGTTGGCGGAAGACGCTATCAAGGCAGCCATCAAGGACTACAAATCGAAGAGAAGCACCCCAACCATGTTGTCATAg
- the ODC1 gene encoding mitochondrial 2-oxodicarboxylate carrier, with product MSSVDNRPLPFIYQFTAGAIAGVSXLLVMYPLDVVKTRMQLQVTTTSKPGVAAVKAVGEHYTGVMDCLTKIVKKEGFSRLYKGITSPILMEAPKRAIKFSGNDTFQTFYKKLFPTPNGEMTQKIAICSGASAGAVEAFIVAPFELVKIRLQDVNSPFKTPIEVVKNCVVKGGVLSLFNGLEATIWRHVLWNAGYFGIIFQVRKILPAATTNTEKTRNDMIAGAIGGTVGCLLNTPFDVVKSRIQRSSGPLRKYNWSLPSVFVVYREEGFKALYKGFAPKVMRLAPGGGLLLVVFTNVMDFFREAKYGKK from the coding sequence ATGTCCTCCGTAGATAACAGACCTTTGCCGTTCATATACCAGTTCACAGCGGGCGCTATTGCCGGTGTCTCCGWACTACTGGTAATGTACCCACTGGATGTGGTGAAGACAAGAATGCAATTGCAAGTCACCACAACAAGCAAGCCCGGTGTGGCTGCCGTGAAGGCTGTAGGGGAGCATTACACGGGTGTGATGGACTGTTTGACCAAAATCGTCAAGAAGGAAGGGTTCTCGCGCCTATACAAAGGTATCACGTCGCCCATACTGATGGAAGCTCCGAAGCGAGCCATTAAGTTCTCGGGAAATGATACGTTCCAAACGTTTTATAAGAAGCTTTTCCCCACGCCCAATGGGGAAATGACTCAAAAAATCGCTATATGTAGCGGTGCGTCCGCCGGCGCCGTGGAAGCGTTTATCGTGGCGCCCTTTGAACTTGTGAAGATCAGGTTACAGGACGTGAACTCGCCGTTCAAGACGCCCATTGAAGTCGTGAAGAACTGTGTGGTGAAAGGGGGCGTCCTGTCGCTTTTCAACGGGTTGGAGGCCACCATCTGGAGGCACGTTCTTTGGAACGCCGGTTATTTCGGTATCATATTTCAGGTCCGAAAGATCTTGCCGGCGGCTACGACAAACACGGAGAAGACAAGAAACGACATGATTGCTGGTGCCATCGGTGGCACTGTCGGATGTCTATTGAATACGCCGTTTGATGTGGTGAAATCGAGGATCCAGAGAAGCTCCGGGCCCCTGAGGAAATACAACTGGTCCCTACCCTCGGTGTTTGTAGTATACCGCGAAGAAGGGTTCAAGGCATTATATAAGGGGTTTGCGCCAAAAGTCATGAGACTAGCCCCCGGTGGCGGGTTGCTGTTGGTGGTCTTTACCAATGTCATGGATTTCTTCAGAGAAGCCAAGTACGGCAAGAAGTAA
- the RDS2 gene encoding gluconeogenesis transcription factor RDS2 has protein sequence MSANSGVKRASKAFKTCLFCKRSHVVCDKQRPCSRCIKRDIAHLCKEDGIPITNERLSQQGNSPEENCIAPETYPNRANNGSMFDCQNNRNGSTDTSSPKYGEPQSSKLDSTLVNDTTSLLLPQQPIFVSENVGSEFSSLNEFLSMLENPLLAHSGLSSGGTSNIHLENGSQSTQSPLEYQNDNHRNGNEVVRQGQNAPDIIPASSNDVSKTYGHNEPKEVSNDQFEADPNENSAPTPKEQFFLTAADPSTEMTPEDRLKLVINAKLEAGLLKPYNYAKGYARLQDYMDKYMNQSSKQRILKPLSTIRPAFRTIARSLKDVDLVLVEESFERMLLSYDRVFTSMSMPACLCRRTGEIYRANKEFASLVDCTVDDLRDGKLAIYELMTEESAVNFWEKYGSIAFDKGQKAVLTSCSLRTKDGIRKRPCCFSFTIRRDRYNIPICIVGNFIPLS, from the coding sequence ATGTCAGCGAATAGCGGGGTAAAGCGAGCTAGTAAGGCATTTAAAACATGTCTATTTTGTAAGCGATCACACGTCGTGTGTGATAAACAGCGGCCGTGTTCTCGATGTATCAAGAGGGACATTGCACATTTGTGTAAGGAAGATGGTATACCGATTACAAATGAACGACTGTCACAGCAAGGAAATTCACCCGAGGAGAATTGTATAGCACCGGAAACATATCCAAATAGGGCGAATAATGGGAGTATGTTTGATTGTCAAAACAATCGTAATGGATCGACGGACACCAGTAGCCCCAAATATGGGGAGCCTCAATCATCTAAACTAGACTCTACTCTTGTAAACGATACAACCAGTTTATTACTTCCACAACAGCCTATATTTGTATCAGAGAATGTCGGCTCGGAATTCAGTTCCTTGAATGAATTTCTTTCGATGCTTGAAAACCCTCTGCTGGCCCATTCAGGGTTGAGCTCTGGCGGCACGAGTAATATTCATTTAGAAAATGGATCACAAAGCACCCAATCTCCATTAGAATATCAAAATGACAACCATAGAAATGGAAACGAAGTGGTAAGACAAGGACAGAATGCACCGGATATAATTCCAGCGTCTTCTAATGATGTTTCAAAGACGTATGGACATAACGAGCCGAAGGAAGTATCTAATGATCAGTTCGAGGCCGATCCTAACGAGAACAGTGCTCCAACGCCTAAGGAACAGTTTTTCTTAACAGCCGCAGATCCATCTACAGAAATGACGCCGGAAGATAGGTTGAAATTGGTCATAAACGCCAAACTAGAGGCAGGATTGTTGAAGCCTTACAATTATGCCAAGGGGTACGCCAGGTTACAAGATTACATGGACAAATACATGAATCAATCTTCCAAGCAACGGATTCTGAAACCCCTGTCCACCATCAGACCAGCGTTCAGGACCATTGCGCGTTCGTTAAAGGATGTGGATCTAGTACTCGTGGAGGAAAGTTTTGAAAGGATGCTATTGTCATATGATCGTGTTTTCACCTCGATGAGTATGCCCGCTTGTCTGTGCAGACGTACGGGGGAAATTTACAGGGCCAACAAAGAGTTTGCCTCCTTGGTCGATTGTACGGTGGACGATCTACGCGATGGGAAGTTAGCAATCTACGAGTTGATGACAGAGGAAAGTGCAGTAAACTTTTGGGAAAAATATGGGTCCATTGCGTTCGATAAGGGCCAGAAGGCCGTTCTGACAAGTTGTAGTCTACGGACCAAAGATGGGATCCGTAAACGACCATGCTGTTTCAGCTTCACCATCAGAAGGGATAGATACAACATCCCGATTTGCATTGTAGGGAATTTTATCCCTTTATCATAG
- the COX11 gene encoding Cox11p, which yields MIRFCPAGNLTRPLIRNFVTSSSQFIPHTLALRRVLSRNVLARTYSMESEKSAPSFDISKLTRNEIKQLRDLKRARERKYKDRTVAFYFSSIAILFLGLAYAAVPLYRAICARTGFGGTPITDRRKFTDDKLIPVDTEKRIRISFTSEVSQILPWKFVPQQREVYVLPGETALAFYKAKNNSNKDIIGMATYSIAPGEAAQYFNKIQCFCFEEQKLAAGEEIDMPVFFFIDPDFASDPAMRNIDDIILHYTFFRAHYGDGSAVSDSKKDLEMSSDEKAASLANAAILSPEVVDARKD from the coding sequence ATGATAAGATTCTGCCCCGCTGGTAACCTTACTCGTCCATTGATTAGAAACTTTGTCACATCAAGCTCTCAGTTTATACCACATACGCTTGCTTTAAGGCGGGTCCTTTCAAGAAATGTACTAGCAAGAACTTATTCGATGGAAAGTGAAAAGTCGGCACCTTCATTTgatatttcaaaacttacaagaaatgaaatcaaacaatTACGAGACTTGAAAAGAGcaagggaaagaaaatataaagatCGTACAGTGGCGTTTTATTTTAGCAGCATAGCGATACTCTTCTTAGGTTTGGCATACGCAGCGGTACCATTATACAGAGCCATCTGTGCCCGTACCGGCTTCGGTGGTACTCCCATAACagatagaagaaaatttacCGATGATAAATTGATTCCTGTAGATACTGAAAAGAGAATCCGTATTTCGTTCACCAGTGAAGTATCACAAATTCTGCCCTGGAAGTTTGTTCCTCAGCAACGTGAGGTTTACGTTCTACCAGGCGAAACAGCTCTAGCATTTTATAAAGCAAAGAACAACAGTAATAAGGATATTATCGGTATGGCCACCTATAGTATAGCGCCTGGAGAGGCGGCCCAGTACTTCAATAAAATCCAATGTTTTTGCTTCGAAGAACAAAAGCTAGCTGCCGGCGAAGAAATCGATATGcctgtctttttctttattgatCCTGATTTTGCTAGTGATCCAGCTATGAGAAATATCGATGACATTATATTACATTACACATTCTTCAGAGCACATTATGGTGACGGATCTGCTGTAAGTGACTCGAAAAAAGATCTGGAGATGAGCTCCGACGAAAAAGCCGCATCTTTAGCCAATGCAGCTATCCTGTCCCCAGAAGTGGTGGACGCAAGGAAAGACTAA
- the RPL5 gene encoding 60S ribosomal protein uL18 encodes MVFQKDAKSSAYSSRFQTPFRRRREGKTDYYQRKRLVCQHKAKYNTPKYRLVVRFTNKDIICQIVSSTITGDIVLAAAYSHELPRYGITHGLTNWAAAYATGLLIARRALQKLGLDETYKGVEEVEGEYELTEAVEDGPRPFKVFLDIGLQRTTTGARIFGALKGASDGGLYIPHSENRFPGWDFETEEIDPELLRSYIFGGHVSQYMEELADDDEERFSELFKGYLADDIDADSLEDIYTSAHEAIRADPAFKPTEKKFTKEQYAAESKKYRQTKLSREERVARVAAKIAALAGQQ; translated from the coding sequence ATGGTATTCCAAAAAGACGCTAAGTCCTCTGCTTACTCCTCTCGTTTCCAAACTCCTTTcaggagaagaagagaaggtAAGACTGATTACtaccaaagaaagagattGGTCTGCCAACACAAGGCCAAGTACAACACTCCAAAGTACAGATTAGTCGTCAGATTCACCAACAAGGATATCATCTGTCAAATCGTCTCTTCCACCATTACTGGTGACATTGTCTTAGCTGCTGCTTACTCCCATGAATTACCAAGATACGGTATTACCCATGGTTTGACTAACTGGGCTGCTGCTTACGCTACTGGTTTGTTGATCGCCAGAAGAGCCTTGCAAAAGTTGGGTTTGGACGAAACCTACAAGGGTGTCGAAGAAGTTGAAGGTGAATACGAATTAACCGAAGCTGTCGAAGATGGTCCACGTCCATTCAAGGTTTTCTTGGATATTGGTTTGCAAAGAACCACCACCGGTGCTAGAATCTTTGGTGCTCTAAAGGGTGCTTCTGACGGTGGTTTGTACATTCCTCACTCCGAGAACAGATTCCCAGGTTGGGATTTCGAAACCGAAGAAATTGACCCAGAATTATTGAGATCTTACATCTTCGGTGGTCACGTTTCCCAATACATGGAAGAATTGGctgacgatgatgaagaaagattCTCTGAATTATTCAAGGGTTACTTGGCTGACGACATTGATGCCGACTCTTTGGAAGACATCTACACTTCTGCTCACGAAGCTATCAGAGCTGACCCAGCTTTCAAGCcaactgaaaagaaattcacCAAGGAACAATACGCTGCCGAATCTAAGAAGTACAGACAAACCAAGTTGTccagagaagaaagagttGCTCGTGTTGCTGCCAAGATCGCTGCTTTGGCTGGCCAACAATAA
- the SPO19 gene encoding Spo19p — MRKQILMVAVQSILCSTVFGERTNVGLSTEELGGDSVVYFDEDPVVVEINTKSINKQALEQLATTRNVVLTDLPETLEFIDFNEYAKMKAKSDMLLEYINEYEFDDFEESSEGGVYEEEEEDLIYDFNVQAKDADKINANVYEVVKEKEVINTYDKNLTNSTTVESSTTIGPFKTSHSYSASITPHSNASIAGEDYDNGSSFLTPTTVALTVLLTILLFIQTY, encoded by the coding sequence ATGAGGAAACAAATATTAATGGTTGCAGTTCAAAGTATTTTATGTTCTACCGTTTTTGGTGAGCGAACCAACGTGGGGCTTTCCACTGAAGAACTGGGTGGTGACTCAGTTGTGTACTTTGATGAGGACCCGGTTGTGGTAGAAATAAACACGAAGTCTATAAACAAACAGGCTCTGGAACAGTTGGCAACGACGAGAAATGTTGTTCTTACTGATTTGCCTGAAACCCTTGAGTTTATAGACTTCAACGAGTACGCAAAAATGAAGGCGAAATCCGACATGCTATTAGAGTATATCAACGAATACGAATTCGATGATTTTGAGGAAAGTTCAGAAGGCGGTGTTtatgaagaggaagaagaggattTGATTTATGATTTTAATGTTCAAGCAAAGGACGCGGACAAAATTAATGCCAATGTTTATGAAgttgttaaagaaaaagaagtgATTAACACTTATGATAAAAATCTTACGAACTCAACCACGGTGGAGTCATCTACTACTATTGGTCCTTTTAAAACGTCTCACTCTTACTCCGCTTCTATTACTCCGCATTCGAATGCTTCAATAGCGGGTGAGGACTACGATAACGGGAGCTCCTTCTTGACCCCAACAACTGTAGCTTTGACAGTATTGTTGACCATTTTGTTATTTATACAGACCTACTAA
- the TAF14 gene encoding TATA-binding protein-associated factor TAF14 produces MVATVKRTIRIKTQQHILPDVTPVENFPVRQWSIEIVLLNDEGKEIPATIFDKVVYHLHPTFANPNRTFTDPPFRIEEQGWGGFPLDISVFLLEKAGERKVPHDLNFLQESYEVEHVIQIPLNKPILTEELAKSGSVEDTTANTSTIGKRKTTTSTTAEPKAKKAKTGSASTVKGSVDLEKLAFGLTKLNEDDLVGVVQMVTDNKTPEMNVTNNVEEGEFIIDLYSLPEGLLKSLWDYVKKNTE; encoded by the exons ATGGTAGCA ACAGTAAAGAGGACTATCCGTATAAAGACTCAGCAACATATTTTGCCCGATGTTACACCCGTAGAAAATTTTCCCGTCCGCCAATGGAGCATAGAAATTGTATTATTAAATGATGAGGGTAAAGAAATTCCAGCGACAATTTTCGACAAAGTTGTTTACCACCTACACCCAACTTTCGCTAATCCTAATAGAACATTCACCGATCCTCCGTTTAGGATTGAGGAACAAGGCTGGGGTGGTTTCCCATTAGACATAAGcgttttccttttggaaaaagcaGGTGAACGTAAGGTACCTCATGATTTAaactttcttcaagaaaGTTATGAAGTTGAACACGTTATCCAGATTCCTCTCAATAAACCAATTCTAACAGAAGAACTTGCGAAAAGCGGGTCTGTTGAAGATACTACAGCCAATACCAGTACTATtgggaaaagaaagacgaCTACAAGTACAACCGCTGAACCAAAAGCCAAGAAAGCCAAAACAGGTAGCGCATCCACCGTGAAGGGCAGCGTAGACTTAGAAAAATTAGCATTTGGATTGACTAAACTAAACGAAGACGATTTGGTTGGTGTGGTTCAAATGGTCACTGACAATAAGACACCTGAGATGAACGTGACGAATaatgttgaagaaggtgaGTTTATAATCGATTTGTATAGTTTACCTGAAGGattattgaaaagtttaTGGGACTATgttaagaaaaatactgagtaa
- the TBF1 gene encoding Tbf1p, translated as MDSQLPNNNESMNRFNDIIQSLPARTRLTICSLCLLDNISTQLLRFLILNANSPNIIAVLTDQTAFLSSGETEIFQTLVKLFKQIRMIYHTRSPLLSVHDVAPGLWFPNSPPPLILRGHEAFIITAIRKANLLTFLLTSLNCLNYGFELLQSIFLDIFCPNTNTVGNSSLEQSGKFLKSQAILYLDLKTQAYIAGLKEFQDEANEISLEKKQELLDLIFPSNLADILVRRRTGDSGDITLLTPSEKDFVERCDRRRENLKIVQDFNSLTQSYEWAQFIRELLDYCNKNMGLIIWGRKGRGKSPLYEFDSNEFDPQVLFSTGAKTLEFMDDQNQPNGGSAFLSSSRPSHFDNQASSTDTTSKNPAITQSIVDAAVAASMSNSGSGPSSARSNSNTGNNNGSIGLRKPKAKRTWSKEEEEALVEGLKEVGPSWSKILDLYGPGGKITENLKNRTQVQLKDKARNWKLQYLKSGKPLPDYLIKVTGNLEKIYKAKKKFSQSPSSSSIMEQNLSQRPSSSGASANNDDTQSHRDDSHGQSNDNMPSNGLFGTSTSDNTGFDPHLEDGM; from the coding sequence ATGGACTCGCAACTGCCCAATAACAATGAAAGCATGAATCGCTTCAATGACATCATCCAGAGCCTGCCCGCGAGAACTAGACTAACAATATGCTCACTTTGCCTGTTGGATAACATCTCCACGCAGTTGTTACGGTTTCTGATCCTGAATGCCAACTCCCCCAACATCATCGCAGTCCTAACCGATCAGACCGCCTTCCTGAGCTCTGGCGAAAcagaaatatttcaaacGCTGGTCAAGCTTTTCAAGCAGATTAGAATGATCTACCACACCAGGTCCCCTTTGCTTTCGGTCCACGACGTGGCGCCCGGCTTGTGGTTCCCTAACTCACCCCCTCCGCTCATACTAAGAGGCCACGAGGCCTTCATCATCACTGCCATCAGAAAGGCCAACCTGCTGACTTTCCTGTTGACATCGCTGAACTGTCTCAACTACGGATTCGAGCTGCTGCAGTCGATTTTCcttgatattttctgtcCGAACACAAACACTGTGGGTAACAGTTCGTTGGAACAAAGCGGGAAGTTCCTGAAATCGCAGGCCATCCTTTACCTCGATCTGAAAACACAGGCCTATATTGCCGGGTTGAAAGAGTTTCAGGACGAGGCAAACGAAATATCCCTGgagaaaaagcaagagCTACTGGACTTAATTTTCCCATCTAACCTAGCCGATATTCTCGTGCGAAGAAGAACCGGAGATTCTGGAGACATCACACTTTTAACTCCATCGGAAAAGGACTTCGTTGAAAGGTGTGATCGTCGTAGAGAAAATCTGAAGATTGTTCAGGATTTCAACTCTTTGACTCAAAGCTACGAATGGGCTCAGTTCATAAGAGAACTGCTGGACTACTGTAATAAGAACATGGGTCTCATCATTTGGGGCAGAAAGGGCCGCGGAAAATCGCCACTTTATGAATTCGACTCCAATGAGTTCGACCCTCAAGTGCTTTTCTCCACGGGCGCGAAGACTCTAGAATTTATGGACGATCAGAACCAGCCGAACGGTGGGTCTGCATTTTTGTCATCTTCTCGCCCCAGCCATTTCGACAATCAAGCATCTTCTACAGATACAACCTCTAAAAACCCCGCCATCACACAATCTATCGTGGATGCTGCCGTTGCGGCCTCGATGAGTAATAGCGGCTCAGGCCCCAGCTCCGCCCGCAGCAACAGTAACACTGGCAACAATAATGGTAGTATCGGGTTAAGGAAACCAAAAGCAAAGAGAACCTGGtccaaagaggaagaagaggcGCTTGTGGAAGGTCTTAAAGAAGTCGGTCCATCATGGTCCAAGATTCTGGATTTATACGGTCCTGGTGGTAAAATTactgaaaatttgaagaacaGAACCCAAGTCCAATTAAAGGATAAAGCGCGCAATTGGAAACTGCAATACTTGAAGAGTGGTAAACCGCTCCCTGACTATTTGATAAAAGTCACGGgtaatttggaaaaaatctacaaagcaaagaagaaattctCGCAATCTCCAAGCTCATCTAGTATCATGGAACAAAATTTATCTCAACGCCCCTCATCTTCAGGTGCTTCTGCTAATAACGATGACACCCAGTCTCACCGGGATGATTCTCATGGTCAAAGCAATGATAATATGCCGTCTAATGGGCTTTTCGGAACAAGCACATCAGACAATACTGGGTTTGATCCTCATCTAGAAGATGGGATGTAA
- the HHO1 gene encoding histone H1: MAPKKTSTKTMNKGKKPVTSKGKDKPLAKTAPKKSTPKKEEPSSKSYKELIAEGLAALKERKGSSRPALKKFIKENYPIVGSTSNFDLYFNNAIKKGVETGDFEQPKGPAGALKLAKKKSPEPKKEKETSPKPKQSATATASATAAAITTPKAKTASKKQAPKKVVKKKSSPTAASASAAAKKAASPSSLSYKEMILKSMPQLNDGKGSSRIVLKKYVKDTFSSKLKTSSNFDYLFNSAIKKCVENGELVQPKGPSGIIKLSKKKAKIST; encoded by the coding sequence ATGGCTCCCAAGAAGACCAGCACCAAGACCATGAACAAGGGTAAGAAGCCCGTGACCAGCAAGGGCAAGGACAAGCCGCTTGCCAAGACAGCACCTAAAAAGAGCACgccaaagaaggaagaacCTTCGTCCAAGAGCTACAAAGAGCTGATCGCGGAAGGACTCGCAGCTCTGAAGGAGCGCAAGGGTTCCAGCCGCCCTGCCCTCAAGAAGTTCATCAAGGAGAACTACCCGATCGTTGGGTCCACGAGCAATTTTGACTTGTATTTTAACAACGCTATTAAGAAAGGTGTGGAAACCGGTGACTTTGAGCAGCCCAAGGGCCCCGCCGGAGCTTTGAAAttggcaaagaagaagtctCCAGAACccaagaaagagaaagaaaccAGTCCAAAGCCCAAACAATCTGCCACCGCCACTGCCTCTGCCACTGCCGCCGCCATAACAACGCCAAAGGCGAAGACCGCGTCTAAGAAACAAGCGCCCAAAAAAGTagtaaagaagaagtcGTCGCCTACTGCCGCCAGCGCCAGTGCTGCCGCCAAGAAGGCGGCTTCCCCTTCTTCATTGAGCTACAAAGAAATGATCTTAAAGAGCATGCCTCAACTCAATGACGGTAAGGGCTCCAGCCGTATCGTCCTGAAGAAGTACGTTAAGGACACTTTTTCGTCCAAGTTGAAAACTAGCTCAAATTTTGACTACCTCTTCAATAGCGCTATCAAGAAATGTGTGGAAAATGGTGAACTGGTGCAACCAAAGGGCCCCTCCGGCATCATCAAACtaagcaagaaaaaggctAAAATATCCACCTAA